The genomic segment GATTCGTCACTTCCCCAATCCCAAACGCATACGCACGGAGCAATGAAACAACAGTTCCGAAAAGCTCAAGAAATTATGCAGCAACCAAACTCAACGAGACAAAAAAAACAAGTCGAATATCTGCAGACGATTAATTAGAGTACTagcaatattaaaataaaaaaaaatgcacACGCACTGATTTTCAACCATCGGAAGAACACAATAAGCTTAAAACGACCATTCCAAATCAATCAGCATCTCACAGACACGCGTGGATACGGTACGAAACTCAACTGAAAGACAAGAAAAAGCCTCAAGAATTCCGGTGGGATACTTGTAAAGGAACCTCTGCGAACAGTTGATGAAGCAAATCGACCGGAGGATTGTTCGACGGATAACGAGTACCTGGGTTGGggttattttgcaaatattatTAATTCCTTCTTGCATGTGCCAACATTAAACTACATAATTGGATGAgatgtacttttttttttttttataattagaagtatatatatatatatatatatatatatatatgtgcatGGTGTGTTAATGAGCACTAAAATTAATAAACAGttgcaaaataattattttatgtttcTGAAGTTTAGCATGGTTTTTTTCTCCCTAAAATAGGTTTTCTTTTTTGAGAGAAGGTGTTATTAATTTGGAGACAAAACATatacaaaattaaaaataattgcaTATTATTTACATAAATTGGAATTCAAATTAAATTCTTACATATTCAGAGCGTATGAAAATTGAGGCTTTTGTGGATTTTTTcctaagttttttttaaaacaagtgTTTTTGTGGAATGTAGAATTAATCACggataatttttttctttaacttattttaaggcaaaaacttgtgtaagatggtctcacggatcgtatttatgagacagatctattatttgggttatctattaactatgaaaaattattatttttatgctaaaaatattattttgaatataggtagggttaaCCCGTGACTCACTTATTATTGAAATTAGAAAAATCGCAAGTTGATACTTTTAaattacgaattaattaatatcATCGTAAATAATTAATGCAAACAAatagtaaatattttttaaCCCACCAAATTAAAAAATACTAATACTTTAATTTGTTTAGATAAAAACATTATAATTAATCGAGCATAAACTTGGCTGTCAAGCAGTTAAAAGGCCCAAAGGCATTCAGCTGGAATCGTCATCGGTTCCTTCCCCTCTTCGCGAACCTGCGCCGCCTTCGCATGATACATGGTAACAAGCTCACAGGGGACACTCACAATTGCACTTGCGGTGTGAAGAATCTTCGGGAAAGCAAGTTTTTGGTTTTGTAGTTTCGCGCgcgctctctctctctctctctctgttGAAAAAGAGATGAAGTAATTGGGAAGGAAGTCAATTTAGCAGCCTCAGAAGTTACGGAAAAAAGGTTggattttttcttatttttattacTATATCCATCTGGgttccttttctttttttccCACTGGGTCTGGTTTGTCACTGGTTGCAGTTTATTCTTTCTGAATATTGAGTTGTTTGTGTGAAGGCAAGATTTCAGTCAAAGGGGTTGACGTTGAAGGAAATGGACGCAATTGAATCCATCAATGATCTTACAGTGCAAGATCCACCTGGGGAAGACTTCTATTCAGCTGATTTGATTTGGAAGAAGCTTGGAAATGGAGAGCCATACGATGATGTTGCTCTGATTCCTTATGAGCGAGTTGATGCTTTTATTATTGGAGAATGCTTGAATGTTGAGTGCCCGACTAGGTTCCACATTGAAAGAGGGCGAAAACGAGATAGTGGGAGCTTAAAGGAATTCAAAGATGATGAGTATCTGGAGTATAGGATGTGAGTTAATTTTCTTTCCCCATTTTTTGTTTCTTGAACTTCGACTTTACTTTGTTACTCTCTTTCACAGTATTCACTGTTAGGAATATGTATGCGCGTCTGGGAACTTTAAATATGTGTTATCTGATTTCATGGCTGCAAACCGTATGTATCAAAAGTACTTGTCCCAAAAGTTTGAGCTTATTGGAAACAACTTTATCAATAATCCATGTTCTAATACACCGCCGCACTTGTATCCCGGAGACAGCAGAGTATTTGCCCAGAATTAAGATATGAATTACAAGTGCAAGTTGGTCTAACATGGAGCAACAAAAGCTGGTCGTGACCAACTTAATGAAATATTTTGGATTTACAAATTACCATGATTTGGCCCAAAAGCGATAGCTAATACGTGGTGCCACATCAATAGTCTTATATTTTCATAGTCATCAACTTCTTTAATGTTGATACTTTTTGGCAAAGTCAAATGTAAGTTACCGACACAACCTGTTTATTGATAATATAATTATGAATCTTCAACATTCTTGTTTGCTCTCTGAACAAACCTATACCACCGTGATGTTGTATGTTCAAAAGTTGCTCTATAACTTAAAGAAATTTTGTACAAGTAAATAGCTCATTTCCGGTGATATGGATTGTGGAGTATTTTAATTTAGGGAAGTTGCGAATGGTAATGAGTTTTCATGTTAATTCAGCTCTTAAACCCTCCCTTGCCTTTGGAGAGAAATCGAAGGAAGCTATATCATAGGAATGAAGGCATTTATAATCATTTTAACAACATTTGACTCTCCACATTGCATCTCTTAATGTCCTTTACACAAACTGAAGCAACCAAGAGTTAGATATTCTCTTTCCATGTAAAGGTTTTATAATATTCTCgtgtcattaaattttcttAATCCTCCCTTTACCATAATTGACATTTTCTTCTCTCATGAAGGTATTGGTGTTCATTTGGGCCTGAGAACTATGGAGAAGGAGGAGATATATTACCGAGTAGAAGATATCGCTTGAACACTCGAAATCGTGCTGCTAGACCTCAATCTATGCGAGGTTGTACATGCCATTTCATTGTGAAGCGTCTTTATGCTCGCCCGTCTCTTGCACTTCTTATTTATAACGAGAGGCGTCATGTAAATAAATCTGGTTTTGTGTGCCACGGGCCTTTAGATAGAGATGCAATAGGTCCTGGAGCCAAGAAAATTCCATATGTTTGCAGCGAGATTCAACAACAAACCATGTCAATGATCTACCTTGGTATACCTGAGGAAAATGTGTTGGAGAAACACATTGAGGGGATTCAACGTTACTGTGGTCCTGACGAAAAAGTCAAAAGCCTGGCTTCTCAATATGTGCAGAAACTTGGGATGATTATCAAGCGTTCCACGCATGAGTTGGATCTAGATGATCAAGCCAGCATTCGATTATGGGTAGAACGCAACAAGAAGTCTACTTTCTATTATCGAGATATGCCAGATTCAGACCCATTTGTTTTGGGAATACAAACAGAATGGCAGTTGCAGCAAATGATTCGTTTTGgccatcaaaattttatagcTGTTGATTCAACATTTGGAATAAAGAGGCTGAAGGTCAAATAAGGGttattttgtgaaaaatttCAACATAAACATTTAAGCATATCTCTCAACTATGATCTACTGTTATTGCAGTACCCTTTGTGCACTATTCTTGTGTTTGACTCGAGGCAACATGCACTTCCTGTTGCTTGGGTCATTACCCGCAGTATTGCTAAGCCAGATGTGACTAAATGGGTGAAAGCACTAGTCGACCGAGTTCATTCAGTTGACCCTGGGTGGAAGGCCAATGGGTTCTTGATCGATGATGCTGCAGCAGAAATTGACCCCATAAGGCAGAATCTCTTACTTTCGTTTCTCCTTGTTTGAGTCAGATTTGTTCTGTTTTTTCTTGCTCATTGATTTGGATTAACTGTTTTTTAGGGAGATATTTTCTTGCCCAATACTATTTTCCCTTTGGCGTGTTCGTAGATCGTGGCTAAGGCATATTGTTAAGAAATGTTCCAACATTGAAGTTCAGAGGGAGATATTTAAACGCCTCGGGCAAATAGTGTACAGCATCTGGGGTGGAATGGATCTTACTGCAGCTTTAGATGATTTTTGTCTGGACTTTGTCGATCAGGTTTCCTTTGTTCAATACTTCAAGGCATCTTGGATTCCTAAAATCGGTCAGATGATTATCTTTTGTATTTTGCATTTTCAACCTGCTAATTTATCTTCACCCTCGTTAGTATACTGTTCCGACTCATTATTTCTCGTTTCTCTGTATGCTGCAGAAATGTGGCTTTCATCAATGAAGACATTTCCTATTGCAAGTCAGGAAGCATCTGGTGCCATCGAAGCATATCATGTGAAATTGAAAACTAAACTATACGATGATTCACATCTTGGTTTCCTCCAGAGGGTCGATTGGCTAGTTCATAAATTGACAACTGAGCTACACTCGAGCTACTGGCTTGACCGTTTTGCCGATGAAAGTGATTCTTTTCAAAATGTGAAGGATGAATATATTGCTTCCACTTCTTGGCATCGTGCTCTTCAAATCCCAGACTCTTCCGTTACTTTAGATGATAAGGATTGTCTTTTTGCCAAGGTTTTGAGTATGAAAGACTGCAACCTCACACGGGTGGTTTGGAATCCTGGGTCTGAATTTGCACATTGTGATTGCGAGTGGTCATCACTAGGAAATCTCTGCAAGCATGTTATCAAAGTTAATATGATCTGTGAAAATATGCAGAGCTATCAATCTTCCATGTCGTTGCAGTCGTATAAGAATATCCTAACAGATATTTGGGAAAAACCGATGGATGATTCTGTTGATTTGGACATTTCTACTGCCTGGACATGCCAAATGCTCGATCAAATTCAAAAGCTTGTTGAATTGAATAATTCAGCTGATATTGGCGATTTAGTGAACAATATGCCATTGAAATGGCTTGCTAAAAAAGCCAGAACAGCGTGTAGCAGGCCACCCTCAACTCTTGCTTTACACGTAAGCTCCAAGAGTCACACAAGCAATGCTGCAGCTCGTAAAAAGAGTAGAAAACGGAAGAGATTGTCTCGTTTGAGGTGATGATATTTTTTATGCTCGTAACTGGAACTTCTAATCCCTAGTCCGGGTGCGCACGTCTGAAATCGAAACCGTCTGCATTCCTGATGGGTGTTGAGTGATTGATGAAGGCTGAAGTGGAAGCATACCCTCGTTTATGAAGATTGATATTTAGTCTGTGCTCCGTCAACCTTTCGACTTTAGTTATGAGCCTTGATATCAACTTACATGTGATGTATCAGCATAAATTGTTGGAACAAAAGTTCATCGGATAGGAGATAGGGATAATAGAAGCCACCCAACtgttattcttgatttttatTTGACTGGCTTCTTAGGTCCTTTAAaatgctttgtctatagattcTTCAGGGTAATACGCATCTCCTGGAGTTATCATGCAGTACCAAAACTGTTCACAATTTTGTTTGatgaaaagaaaaggatttCATTTTATCTTTCACTTGATTAATTGGTTTTCTGAATGGGTCACTCTGATAACCGATGGAGTTGGCTTAGCCAAACGAATGAACCCATGTCCgttttattttcttaaaaacaaATTGGATGTTAAAGCATATCCTTGGCTTATATTTCTAAATGGGACCCAAAGCTCGAGTCCACCACAGAATTCGACTCAAACACAGCATAATTTTGCCAACTGGAGTGAGGAAATCTCACCCTATCCACGTTCCAACCACACCCCTTCATCCAACCATCTTCATCACTTGCCCAGATACCAAAATCTCTTTacaaattttcaaattcttAAAGCCTCAGTTCCATCGAGCTGTTCGGAATTTCTGCAGAAATGGCCACCATGAACTCCAACATTCTGGCCTGCAACTTTGCCATTTCAGGGCCGGAGATCAACTCcaagatcaatttgtctccctGCTTGGCCACCCCGGCTCGAAAAATGCCCGTGATCAAAGCCCAACAGGTTGACAGTAGCGACTCAGGTCGAAGAGCTGCCCTTCTTGGCCTAGGCGCCGCCATTTTCACCGCTGCTGTCTCCACTTGCTCCGCCAATGCAGGCGTAATCGATGATTATTTGGAGAAGAGCAAGGCCAACAAGGTTAGTTTACAGCTACAACACTCATAGTAGAAACTTATCCCAATAGAATATTATGGGATGTTTTAACAAGGGGCAGGTGCAAGTCGAGAGGTGGCTAATTTAGTGAATATTATGCATGTAAACTTTGGTCATAGGAACTGAACGACAAGAAGAGACTGGCAACTAGCGGGGCGAACTTTGCTCGAGCGTACACAGTTCAGTTTGGAACATGCAAGTTCCCGGATAACTTCACTGGCTGCCAAGATCTTGCCAAGCAAAAGGTTTGTCTGATTTGAAGACGAACCACTATCTACAAATCAAAATAGTAGATGTGAAGCAGTAATTTACTTGATTTATTTGATGCAGAAAGTACCATTTCTTAGCGATGATTTGGAGTTGGAATGTGAAGGGAAAGACAAATACAAGTGTGGTTCCAATGTGTTCTGGAAATGGTGATCAGATGTTAACATGACTGGAGTATATATACTTTTTCCTGCATAATGTTCTTCTTGTGATTTCAAGAAATTCTACTTTTGATTCATTAACTTTGATTTCATGTTGTAATCTTTTGCTTTCTCTTTCCCTTGGTACTTATTGATAATGTAATAATAAGTTTCATTCCGGTACCTCAAACTCGCTTT from the Primulina eburnea isolate SZY01 chromosome 3, ASM2296580v1, whole genome shotgun sequence genome contains:
- the LOC140826395 gene encoding uncharacterized protein; the protein is MDAIESINDLTVQDPPGEDFYSADLIWKKLGNGEPYDDVALIPYERVDAFIIGECLNVECPTRFHIERGRKRDSGSLKEFKDDEYLEYRMYWCSFGPENYGEGGDILPSRRYRLNTRNRAARPQSMRGCTCHFIVKRLYARPSLALLIYNERRHVNKSGFVCHGPLDRDAIGPGAKKIPYVCSEIQQQTMSMIYLGIPEENVLEKHIEGIQRYCGPDEKVKSLASQYVQKLGMIIKRSTHELDLDDQASIRLWVERNKKSTFYYRDMPDSDPFVLGIQTEWQLQQMIRFGHQNFIAVDSTFGIKRLKYPLCTILVFDSRQHALPVAWVITRSIAKPDVTKWVKALVDRVHSVDPGWKANGFLIDDAAAEIDPIREIFSCPILFSLWRVRRSWLRHIVKKCSNIEVQREIFKRLGQIVYSIWGGMDLTAALDDFCLDFVDQVSFVQYFKASWIPKIEMWLSSMKTFPIASQEASGAIEAYHVKLKTKLYDDSHLGFLQRVDWLVHKLTTELHSSYWLDRFADESDSFQNVKDEYIASTSWHRALQIPDSSVTLDDKDCLFAKVLSMKDCNLTRVVWNPGSEFAHCDCEWSSLGNLCKHVIKVNMICENMQSYQSSMSLQSYKNILTDIWEKPMDDSVDLDISTAWTCQMLDQIQKLVELNNSADIGDLVNNMPLKWLAKKARTACSRPPSTLALHVSSKSHTSNAAARKKSRKRKRLSRLR
- the LOC140826396 gene encoding photosystem I reaction center subunit N, chloroplastic-like, encoding MATMNSNILACNFAISGPEINSKINLSPCLATPARKMPVIKAQQVDSSDSGRRAALLGLGAAIFTAAVSTCSANAGVIDDYLEKSKANKELNDKKRLATSGANFARAYTVQFGTCKFPDNFTGCQDLAKQKKVPFLSDDLELECEGKDKYKCGSNVFWKW